In Quercus robur chromosome 10, dhQueRobu3.1, whole genome shotgun sequence, a genomic segment contains:
- the LOC126701754 gene encoding geranylgeranyl diphosphate reductase, chloroplastic, with protein MASIALKSFVGLRQQVSTEKPHYFFTSQSQTRPPRKLKLQVLASKSSPRLTNRNLRVAVIGGGPAGGAAAETLAKGGIETYLIERKMDNCKPCGGAIPLCMVGEFDLPLDIIDRRVTKMKMISPSNVAVDIGQTLKPHEYIGMVRREVLDAYLRERAKDNGAEVINGLFLKMDVPKDGVSPYVLHYNGFDGKVGGVGEKRTLEVDAVIGADGANSRVAKAIDAGDYDYAIAFQERIKIPDDKMAYYEDLAEMYVGDDVSPDFYGWVFPKCDHVAVGTGTVTHKGDIKKFQLATRKRAKDKILGGKIIRVEAHPIPEHPRPRRLLGRVALVGDAAGYVTKCSGEGIYFAAKSGRMCAEAIVEGSENGKRMVDERDLRKYLEKWDKTYWPTYKVLDVLQKVFYRSNPAREAFVEMCADEYVQKMTFDSYLYKTVAPGNPLQDLKLAVNTIGSLVRANALKKEMDKLSV; from the exons ATGGCTTCCATTGCTCTCAAATCCTTTGTGGGACTCCGCCAACAAGTCTCAACAGAGAAACCCCATTACTTCTTCACTTCCCAATCCCAAACACGACCACCCAGAAAGCTCAAACTCCAAGTCTTGGCCTCCAAATCAAGCCCCAGACTCACCAACCGTAACCTCAGAGTGGCAGTGATCGGTGGTGGCCCAGCTGGTGGCGCAGCCGCTGAGACTCTAGCCAAAGGTGGCATAGAGACTTACCTCATAGAGCGCAAAATGGACAACTGCAAACCCTGCGGTGGAGCTATCCCACTCTGCATGGTGGGTGAGTTTGATTTACCATTGGACATCATTGACCGCCGTGTCACCAAGATGAAGATGATCTCTCCCTCAAACGTGGCTGTGGATATTGGGCAGACACTGAAGCCCCATGAGTACATTGGCATGGTGAGGCGTGAGGTTTTGGACGCGTACTTGAGGGAAAGAGCTAAGGATAATGGTGCTGAGGTTATCAATGGGCTGTTTTTGAAGATGGATGTGCCTAAAGATGGGGTTTCACCTTATGTGTTGCATTATAATGGGTTCGATGGGAAGGTTGGTGGGGTTGGGGAGAAGAGGACTTTGGAGGTGGATGCTGTGATTGGTGCTGATGGGGCCAATTCTCGTGTCGCTAAGGCCATTGATGCTGGTGATTATGACTACGCCATTGCGTTTCAG GAGAGAATCAAAATCCCTGATGATAAAATGGCATATTATGAGGACCTTGCTGAGATGTATGTTGGAGATGATGTCTCACCCGACTTCTATGGTTGGGTCTTCCCCAAGTGTGATCACGTGGCTGTTGGCACTGGCACAGTGACCCACAAAGGAGACATCAAGAAGTTCCAACTAGCAACCAGGAAAAGAGCCAAGGACAAGATTTTGGGTGGTAAAATTATCCGAGTTGAGGCACACCCAATTCCAGAACACCCCCGGCCACGTAGATTGCTGGGAAGAGTAGCATTGGTTGGAGATGCAGCAGGGTATGTGACCAAATGCTCGGGTGAAGGTATCTATTTTGCAGCAAAGAGTGGGAGGATGTGTGCTGAGGCAATTGTTGAAGGGTCAGAGAATGGGAAGAGGATGGTAGATGAGAGGGATTTGAGGAAGTACTTGGAGAAGTGGGACAAGACTTACTGGCCAACTTACAAGGTCTTGGATGTGTTGCAAAAGGTGTTCTATAGGTCAAACCCGGCTAGGGAAGCGTTTGTTGAGATGTGCGCGGATGAGTATGTGCAGAAGATGACCTTTGATAGCTACTTGTACAAAACAGTGGCACCTGGGAATCCTTTGCAGGACTTGAAGTTGGCTGTGAACACAATTGGGAGCTTGGTGAGGGCTAATGCACTTAAGAAGGAGATGGACAAGCTTAGTGTATGA
- the LOC126702778 gene encoding GDSL esterase/lipase At1g74460, which translates to MNFLGVLTIFVTVLGIAIDGCNCKTVQFIFGDSLSDVGNNKYLSRSLAQASLPWYGIDFGNGLPNGRFSNGRTVADIIGDITGLTRPPAFLDPSLTEDIILQNGVNYASGGGGILNETGSLFIQRFSLYKQIELFQGTVELIQAKIGKAAADKFFQESRYVVALGSNDFINNYLMPVYSDSYTYNDQTFIEYLMETLKAQLKILHGLGARQLMVFGLGPMGCIPLQRVLSSTGNCQERANKLALSFNQGSSKVLDSLTKTLPNATYRFGDNYDVVNDLITNPQKYGFNNSKDPCCSFYNIRPALTCVPASTLCKDRSKYVFWDEYHPTDSANELVAKELIKKLGLMDGGAPSPAPAAIAPSPKSAHTHSPKSAHAHSPTSAIAPSPEG; encoded by the exons ATGAACTTCTTGGGGGTACTAACAATATTTGTGACTGTCCTAGGAATTGCCATTGATGGATGCAATTGCAAGACAGTGCAGTTCATATTTGGAGACTCCCTCTCAGACGTTGGAAACAACAAGTACCTAAGCAGGAGCTTGGCTCAGGCAAGCTTGCCATGGTACGGTATTGATTTTGGCAATGGATTGCCTAATGGGAGGTTCAGTAATGGACGCACAGTGGCTGATATAATAG GTGATATCACTGGCCTCACAAGGCCACCAGCCTTTCTGGATCCATCTTTAACAGAAGACATAATATTGCAAAATGGAGTCAATTATGCCTCAGGAGGTGGTGGGATTCTGAATGAAACTGGCAGCCTATTT ATACAAAGGTTCTCTCTTTATAAGCAAATTGAGCTTTTTCAGGGGACAGTTGAACTGATTCAAGCCAAAATTGGAAAGGCGGCAGCAGACAAGTTCTTCCAAGAATCTAGATATGTGGTTGCCTTAGGGAGCAATGATTTCATCAACAACTACTTGATGCCAGTTTACTCGGATTCGTACACTTACAATGACCAGACTTTCATTGAGTATTTAATGGAGACACTCAAAGCACAACTTAag aTTTTGCATGGCTTAGGAGCTCGACAGCTGATGGTTTTTGGGCTAGGTCCAATGGGTTGCATTCCACTCCAAAGGGTCCTCAGTTCAACTGGGAATTGTCAGGAAAGAGCAAACAAACTGGCTCTCAGCTTCAATCAAGGATCAAGCAAGGTTTTAGATAGTTTAACCAAAACACTTCCTAATGCAACTTACAGATTTGGAGATAATTATGATGTTGTCAATGACTTGATTACCAATCCACAAAAATATG GATTCAATAACTCAAAAGATCCATGTTGCTCCTTTTACAATATTCGACCAGCTCTCACATGTGTTCCTGCATCAACATTGTGCAAAGATAGAAGCAAGTATGTGTTTTGGGATGAGTATCACCCAACAGATAGTGCCAATGAGTTAGTTGCTAAAGAGCTCATCAAGAAACTTGGATTAATGGATGGTGGCGCACCCTCCCCAGCACCTGCAGCTATTGCTCCTTCCCCAAAGTCTGCTCATACTCATTCCCCAAAGTCTGCTCATGCTCATTCCCCAACCTCTGCTATTGCCCCATCCCCAGAGGGATAG